GCTGCCAGGCGGATGTTCAGAAAAATGTTTCTTTAGGAGATAACGGTGGTCTTGTAATTCGCTTTGAGGGCGATACGGTCGCCGCTTCATAACTTTGTCGAGCCCACCATCTATATAGCTACGAATCGTGGTTATAATCGTATTTCCAGAAGCACTGCTAAGCCGAGCGATTTCATGATTAGAATATCCAAGTGACTTATACCAAAGAATACTCATGCGCTTGCGAATTACCGGAGATGAATCGTAGAGACGAGCCTTCTCAATGATATCCTTATCTCGATTAGGGAACTCGCAATTGTACATGTCATGGCTCCATAAGAATTCAAAGATTGGGAGGGGCTACCTCCCTAGCTTGCTCGGGCAGCAGGGAAAATGCTATTTATAATACCGCAACCTATGCCTATAGCAAGTATACCAGGGCGGGGCGGCGGACCCTGATACGCTCACCAGTACGATCGATATCATCGTTGCCGAGACCGCTGCCGCTATCCCAGAGCCGGCCGTCGTATTCCTGTGTGGCGCGGGGGGGCTGACCCTGCTCGTCGTGCGCAGAAGACGAAAGGTCTGAGGGCGGGAATTTCGGGGCAGTCTGCTGATTTTTGCCAGGTCAGCACGCGCAGCGGCCCGGATCGTGTCGACTCTGACGTCGATCGCGCCTGGCCGCTTTGCGGTGGCGGTGGCTGTCGTTGTCGTTGTCGTTGTCGTAATCGTAATCGGAGAAGCGATGTAACTTGGCGTGCGAGAGAATCCGAGGGGCTACGATAATCTCGACAACGACAACGACAACGACAACGACAACGACAACGACAACGACAACGACAACGACAACGACAACGACAACGACAACGACAACGACGCGGCAAGCGGTCCCTAATGGACTTGTTTGACCTATTACCGGAGGTGGAACTGTTCCCGCGCGGGCGGGACGCCGCGGCTGCTTTTTACGCGGGCCGCTCGAACAGGTAGTGACTGACCCACCACTCCTGTCCGTTGCGATACCCGAAGAGTTCGGCGCAGGCCATGAAGAAGAGCCGCCAGCGCATCCACCAGGCGGCGGCTTGGTCGGTGCCGTAGGTCTGCTCCAGGATGGGCCAGACGCGGGGGCGGGCGGCGTCCATCTGCTCAAGCCAGGTGTTGAGGGTGCGCTCATAGTGGCGGCCGTCCCAGCGCCAGCGCTCCAGCAGGCGCAGCCGGTCCTGGAACAGGAGCGGCAGCTCGTCGCTCGGCATGATGCCGCCGGAGAAGAAATACCTGCTCATCCAGTCGCTTGGGCCTTGGTCCTCGAAGGCGTAGGGGTGGGCGCGGTGGCAGAAGATGTGCATCAGAAAGCGGCCCCCGGGCTTGAGCCAGTCGTGGACCCGGGCGAACAGGGCGCGGTGGTTGCGCATGTGCTCGAACATCTCGATGGAGACGATGCGGTCGTAGCGCCCGGGCGCGGCGAAGGTGTTCATGTCCGCGGTGATCAGTGTCAGGTTGGCGAGGCCGCGCCGCCGTGCCTCGCCTTCGATAAATCCGCGCTGGCTCTGGGAGTTGGAGACGGCGGTGACGCGGCACCGGGGGAAGCGCTCC
The DNA window shown above is from Candidatus Thiodictyon syntrophicum and carries:
- a CDS encoding SAM-dependent methyltransferase produces the protein MHNATTAVIRWVEQGRVPDAMTRAGIRALLRQRLATLPTGDCALAAEETRAFVAMMDASPIAAVPELANAQHYELPPEFFVEVLGPRRKYSSCLWSAGVQTLAQAEDESLRVTAERAGIADGMEVLELGCGWGAFSLYVAERFPRCRVTAVSNSQSQRGFIEGEARRRGLANLTLITADMNTFAAPGRYDRIVSIEMFEHMRNHRALFARVHDWLKPGGRFLMHIFCHRAHPYAFEDQGPSDWMSRYFFSGGIMPSDELPLLFQDRLRLLERWRWDGRHYERTLNTWLEQMDAARPRVWPILEQTYGTDQAAAWWMRWRLFFMACAELFGYRNGQEWWVSHYLFERPA